One Cervus canadensis isolate Bull #8, Minnesota chromosome 13, ASM1932006v1, whole genome shotgun sequence DNA segment encodes these proteins:
- the LOC122451717 gene encoding PRAME family member 12-like, translating into MSLQTRPRLLNLAAVSLLRDEASAITALEYLPIELFPPLFMEAFCGSRSETLKAMVYAWPFVRLPLGGLMQKPHLGTLQAVLDGLDILIAQKKHSKRCKLRVLDLRNTGQDFWKMWSGSSVHVSSSSSMTPVAEVRSRTEQPLAPLEVFIELHFKESTTDDFLIYLMRWVEQRKASIHLCSNKLKVTSMSLENIVQVLGIVQLDCIQEVEVNCIWHLSTLAMFALFLGQMSNIQRLHLSHIHGLAIEEEEEYYHIVQITSQFRKLYHLRDLYLETPSFLEGCLNQMLRCLMTPLDNLAITHSLLTDSDLTHLSQCPNVSQLKGLDLSGDLLTYSNAELLSVLLEKVAGTLETLDLNMCGIRDFHLEAILPALSHCFQLKSFSMRGNLLSMAIMEKMLRHTSALPSLNKELYPVPQESLRSRGILQPQRFAQCRAELFEILKDLGRPRTIWISSISCPQCEGLEFYHPEPIIYQ; encoded by the exons ATGAGTCTCCAGACCCGACCCAGACTCTTGAACCTGGCAGCAGTGAGCCTGCTGAGGGACGAGGCCTCAGCCATCACTGCTCTGGAGTATCTGCCCATTGAACTCTTCCCCCCACTCTTCATGGAAGCCTTCTGTGGGAGTCGAAGTGAGACCCTGAAGGCCATGGTGTATGCCTGGCCCTTTGTCCGTCTGCCTCTCGGGGGCCTGATGCAAAAGCCTCACTTGGGGACCTTACAAGCAGTTCTGGATGGTCTTGATATCCTGATTGCCCAGAAAAAACATTCCAA GAGGTGCAAACTGCGGGTGCTGGATTTAAGGAATACTGGCCAGGACTTCTGGAAAATGTGGTCTGGATCAAGTGTCCATGTATCCTCAAGCTCATCAATGACACCAGTGGCTGAGGTCAGGTCAAGGACAGAGCAGCCCTTGGCTCCTTTAGAGGTGTTCATAGAACTGCACTTCAAGGAAAGTACCACAGATGACTTCCTCATCTACCTCATGAGGTGGGTGGAGCAGAGAAAAGCTTCCATACACCTGTGCTCTAATAAGCTGAAGGTCACTTCAATGTCCTTAGAAAATATTGTGCAGGTCCTGGGTATAGTGCAACTGGACTGTATTCAGGAAGTGGAAGTGAATTGCATTTGGCATCTGTCCACTCTGGCCATGTTTGCTCTTTTCTTGGGCCAAATGAGTAATATACAGAGACTCCATCTCTCCCACATCCATGGGCTAGCaattgaagaggaggaagagtaTTACCACATTGTCCAAATTACCTCTCAGTTCCGCAAGTTGTACCACCTCCGGGATCTGTATTTGGAGACTCCCTCCTTCCTTGAAGGCTGCCTGAACCAGATGCTCAG GTGCCTGATGACTCCCTTGGATAACCTTGCTATAACTCACTCTCTCCTTACGGATTCAGACTTGACCCATCTGTCCCAATGTCCAAACGTTAGTCAGCTAAAGGGCCTGGATCTGAGTGGTGACCTCCTGACGTACTCCAATGCTGAGCTCCTCTCAGTTCTCCTGGAGAAAGTTGCAGGCACACTTGAAACACTGGACTTAAACATGTGTGGGATTAGGGACTTCCATCTTGAAGCCATCCTGCCTGCCCTGAGCCACTGCTTCCAGCTCAAGTCCTTCAGCATGCGTGGAAACCTTCTCTCCATGGCTATCATGGAGAAGATGCTGCGACACACTTCCGCACTGCCCAGTTTAAATAAAGAGCTGTATCCTGTCCCTCAGGAGAGTTTGCGGTCTAGGGGAATCCTTCAACCACAGAGATTTGCACAGTGTCGGGCTGAACTGTTTGAGATTCTGAAGGACTTAGGACGTCCCAGGACCATTTGGATTAGCTCTATC
- the LOC122451716 gene encoding MAU2 chromatid cohesion factor homolog has protein sequence MCLGMAFWVHSCCRGIQLVFSSLNMTVSFQNSVDAAKPLLRKAIQISQQTPYWHCRLLFQLAQLHTLEKDLVSACDLLGVGAEYARVVGSEYTRALFLLSKGMLLLMERKLQEVHPLLTLCGQIVENWQGNPIQKESLRVFFLVLQVTHYLDAGQVKSVKPCLKQLQQCIQTISTLHDDEILPSNPADLFHWLPKEHMCVLVYLVTVMHSMQAGYLEKAQKYTRS, from the exons ATGTGTCTGGGAATGGCCTTCTGGGTCCACAGCTGCTGCAGAGGAATCCAGcttgttttttcctccttaaaCATGACTGTCTCCTTTCAGAATTCCGTGGACGCAGCAAAGCCGCTGCTGCGGAAAGCCATCCAGATCTCCCAGCAGACCCCGTACTGGCACTGCCGCCTGCTCTTCCAGCTCGCT caACTGCACACACTTGAGAAGGACCTGGTGTCGGCCTGCGACCTCCTGGGTGTGGGAGCCGAGTACGCCCGGGTGGTGGGATCTGAGTACACACG GGCACTGTTCCTGCTCAGCAAAGGGATG CTGCTGCTGATGGAGCGCAAGCTGCAGGAAGTCCACCCACTGCTGACCCTCTGTGGACAGATAGTTGAGAACTGGCAAGGGAACCCCATCCAGAAAGAGTCTCTGCGTGTCTTCTTCCTGGTGCTCCAGGTGACCCACTACCTGGATGCTGGGCAG GTAAAGAGCGTGAAGCCGTGCCTGAAGCAGCTGCAGCAGTGTATCCAGACCATCTCCACACTGCACGATGATGAGATCCTACCCAGCAACCCTGCCGACCTCTTCCACTGGCTGCCCAAGGAGCACATGTGCGTGCTTGTCTACCTG GTGACGGTGATGCACTCCATGCAAGCAGGCTACCTAGAGAAGGCGCAGAAGTACACGCGGTCATGA